From a single Clupea harengus unplaced genomic scaffold, Ch_v2.0.2, whole genome shotgun sequence genomic region:
- the LOC122128916 gene encoding stonustoxin subunit beta-like: MGEKGCICLASALSSNPSHLKELDLSYNHPGESGLKLLSVRLEDPDCKLEKLKTDHASENRARPRLLRYACELTLDPNTADSLLSLSEGNRKVTRVDKEQPYPDHPERFDRWYQVLCREGQSGRCYWEAEWSWPGNGTDISVAYKSIQRKGGSNESALGYNDKSWSLFCSPLSYSAWHNNERTVIPDPSSRYSRVGVYLDWPAGTLSFYSVSSDTLTHLHTFDSTFTEPLYPGFGVWGSDSVSLCQIT; this comes from the exons ATGGG agaaaagggttgtatttgtctggcttcagctctttcttcaaacccctcacacctaaaagagctggatctgagctacaatCATCCCGGAGAATCAGGACTGAAGCTGTTATCTGTTAGACTGGAGGATCCtgactgtaaactggagaagctTAA AACTGACCATGCTTCTGAAAACAGAGCTCGACCACGTTTGCTGAGAT atgcctgtgagctcacactggacccaaacacagcagacagtcttctctctctctctgaggggaacagaaaggtgacacGTGTGGATAAGGAGCAGCCGtatcctgaccacccagagagatttgacagGTGGTatcaggtgttgtgtagagagggtcagtctggacgctgctactgggaggctgagtggagttGGCCTGGGAATGGGACTGATATATCTGTGGCGTATAAAAGCATCCAGAGGAAAGGGGGGAGTAATGAGAGCGCACTGGGATATAATgacaagtcctggagtctgttctgctctcctctcagtTACTCTGCCTGGCACAATAATGAACGCACTGTCATACCTGACCCCTCCTCCCGCTACAGCAGAGtaggagtgtacctggactggccagccggcactctgtccttctacagcgtctcctctgacacactcacacacctgcacacgttcgactccacattcactgagcccctctatcctgggtttGGGGTTTGGGGTTCTGActcagtgtccctgtgccagatcacatga